Proteins from a single region of Streptomyces glaucescens:
- a CDS encoding NCS2 family permease — MTTSAPAKVPTPEQPGKASAHGALDRYFRISERGSTLAREVRGGLATFFAMAYIIVLNPIILGSAKDMYGNQLDNGQLVTATALTAAFTTLLMGVVGNVPIALAAGLGVNSVVALQLAPRMSWPDAMGMVVLAGFVVMLLVATGLRERVMNAVPFGLRKAISIGIGLFIMLIGLVDAGFVSRIPDAAHTTVPLQLGGDGHLNGWPVLVFVLGALLTLALIVRKVPGAILISIVVMTVVAVVVEAVAKVPSWGLTTPKWPGNPVATPDFGLVGEVSLFGGFEKVGVLTGVLFVFTVLLSCFFDAMGTIMGVGDEAKLTDAQGQMPGINKVLFVDGIAVAAGGASSSSATTAFVESTAGVGEGARTGFANVVTGGLFAVALFLTPVATMVPSQAATPALVAVGFLILAGSVKEIDWADYTIAVPAFVTMLMMPFTYSITNGIGMGFITFAVLRLAAGRGREVPAAMYAVSAVFAFYYLMPALGLT, encoded by the coding sequence ATGACCACCTCGGCTCCCGCCAAGGTCCCCACGCCCGAGCAGCCGGGCAAGGCGTCCGCCCACGGCGCCCTCGACCGCTACTTCAGGATCTCGGAGCGTGGCAGCACCCTGGCGCGCGAGGTCCGTGGCGGTCTGGCCACCTTCTTCGCGATGGCCTACATCATCGTGCTGAACCCGATCATCCTCGGCAGCGCGAAGGACATGTACGGCAACCAGCTCGACAACGGCCAGCTGGTCACCGCGACCGCGCTGACCGCGGCGTTCACCACCCTGCTGATGGGTGTCGTCGGCAACGTCCCGATCGCGCTCGCCGCCGGTCTCGGCGTGAACTCGGTGGTCGCGCTCCAGCTCGCGCCGCGGATGTCCTGGCCGGACGCGATGGGCATGGTCGTGCTGGCCGGCTTCGTCGTGATGCTGCTGGTCGCCACGGGCCTGCGCGAGCGCGTGATGAACGCCGTGCCGTTCGGGCTGCGCAAGGCGATCTCCATCGGCATCGGCCTGTTCATCATGCTGATCGGCCTGGTGGACGCCGGCTTCGTCTCCCGGATCCCGGACGCCGCCCACACCACCGTCCCGCTCCAGCTCGGCGGCGACGGCCACCTCAACGGCTGGCCGGTGCTGGTCTTCGTCCTCGGCGCCCTGCTCACCCTCGCGCTGATCGTCCGCAAGGTGCCCGGCGCGATCCTGATCTCGATCGTCGTGATGACCGTCGTCGCGGTCGTCGTCGAAGCCGTCGCCAAGGTGCCGTCCTGGGGCCTGACCACCCCGAAGTGGCCGGGCAACCCGGTCGCCACCCCGGACTTCGGCCTGGTCGGCGAGGTCAGCCTGTTCGGCGGGTTCGAGAAGGTCGGCGTGCTGACCGGCGTCCTGTTCGTCTTCACCGTGCTGCTGTCGTGCTTCTTCGACGCGATGGGCACGATCATGGGCGTCGGCGACGAGGCGAAGCTGACCGACGCCCAGGGCCAGATGCCGGGCATCAACAAGGTCCTGTTCGTCGACGGCATCGCGGTCGCCGCGGGTGGCGCCAGCTCCTCCTCGGCCACCACCGCCTTCGTGGAGTCCACGGCCGGGGTCGGCGAGGGCGCCCGCACCGGCTTCGCGAACGTCGTCACCGGCGGTCTGTTCGCCGTGGCGCTCTTCCTGACCCCGGTCGCCACCATGGTCCCCTCGCAGGCGGCCACACCGGCGCTGGTCGCGGTGGGCTTCCTGATCCTGGCGGGATCGGTCAAGGAGATCGACTGGGCGGACTACACGATCGCCGTGCCGGCCTTCGTGACGATGCTGATGATGCCGTTCACCTACTCGATCACCAACGGCATCGGCATGGGCTTCATCACGTTCGCCGTGCTGCGGCTGGCGGCCGGGCGGGGCCGGGAGGTCCCGGCGGCGATGTACGCGGTGTCGGCGGTCTTCGCCTTCTACTACCTGATGCCGGCGCTGGGTCTCACCTGA
- a CDS encoding sacsin N-terminal ATP-binding-like domain-containing protein produces MSKYVRPAAEGADPFGTGRLRRGVLDAWATSPARFREDANAEEDLVLGGYRDRLVVELAQNAADAAARANVPGRLRLTLRDGVLVAANTGAALDAAGVESLSTLRASAKRDTRDGAVGRFGVGFAAVLAVTDEPAVVGRHGGVRWSLAEARDLAAEVARHSPGLGDEIRRRDGHVPLLRLPFAAEGRPPEPYDTAVILPLRDAAAADLAERLLHAVDDALLLTLPGLEEVVVEIGDDAPRTLWRRAEGALTVVEDSRDGTTTWRTSSAHGSLEPALLAGRPVEERLRPYWSVTWAVPVEQGSGAPARPRTAPVVHAPTPSDEPLGVPALLIASFPLDTTRRHAAPGPLTDFLVERAADAYAALLADWRPVTDGIIGLVPGPLGKGELDGALRQAILQRLPRTSFLPPALPPAEGDGEVPESLRPRDAEVVEGAGADTVRVLAEVLPTLLPAGLERRVELRTLGVARVPLTDAVDRLAGLEKEPGWWWRLYDSLAGVDPDRLSGLPVPLADGRTTIGPRRVLLPLADATVTDPEVLARLGLKVAHPDAAHPLLEKLGALPATPRAVLTTPQVRAAVAASLDEDGGGAGWEEDALDAEELADLVLTLVREAGLEPGDEPWLGALALPDEEGEPTPAGELVFPGSAFARVMREGELPLLDPELAERFGEGPLAACGVLADFALVRATDVVLDPDELEPREGDFAEPDDPGLLDAVDVWCEDVLDRFPDTPVPPVATELVAVRDLDLVDDDKWPQALALLARPPLRDALTQPVRILLPDGTHEVVRPYTAWWLRGHPVLDGRRPAGLLAAGGDPLLRGLYEEADATGFDDEQVLRALGVRTSVAALLDEPGGAAELLDRLADPRRQVTAAQLHGLYGALAELDPDLVTLPDEVRAVVDGRVEVVDAADAVVVDSPDLLPFTGGVPLLPVRPSRAAELAELFQVRRLSESVTGEVTSEGAEHDVPDAVRVLLGPGTPRSYVEHEELVVDGVEIDWRVTADGVLHAATLEGVAAGLAWAAGQWPRRFEVAALLEDPSRTEELARDRWFD; encoded by the coding sequence GTGAGCAAGTACGTGCGGCCTGCGGCCGAGGGGGCCGATCCGTTCGGGACGGGGCGGCTGCGGCGTGGGGTGTTGGACGCGTGGGCGACCAGTCCGGCGAGGTTCCGGGAGGACGCCAACGCCGAGGAGGACCTGGTCCTCGGCGGGTACCGGGACCGGCTCGTCGTCGAGCTGGCGCAGAACGCCGCCGATGCCGCCGCCCGCGCGAACGTGCCCGGGCGGCTCCGGCTCACCCTCCGGGACGGGGTCCTGGTCGCCGCGAACACGGGTGCCGCACTGGACGCGGCGGGTGTCGAGTCCCTGTCCACGCTGCGGGCGTCCGCCAAGCGGGACACCCGTGACGGGGCCGTCGGGCGGTTCGGTGTCGGGTTCGCGGCCGTGCTCGCCGTGACGGACGAGCCCGCTGTCGTCGGGCGGCACGGCGGGGTGCGCTGGTCGCTGGCCGAGGCGCGGGACCTGGCCGCCGAGGTGGCGCGGCACAGCCCGGGGCTGGGGGACGAGATCAGGCGGCGGGACGGGCACGTGCCGCTGCTGCGGCTGCCGTTCGCCGCCGAGGGACGCCCGCCGGAGCCGTACGACACGGCGGTCATCCTGCCGCTGCGGGACGCGGCCGCGGCCGATCTCGCGGAGCGGCTGCTGCACGCCGTCGACGACGCGCTCCTGCTCACCCTGCCGGGACTGGAGGAGGTCGTCGTCGAGATCGGGGACGACGCGCCGCGGACCCTGTGGCGGCGGGCCGAGGGTGCGCTGACCGTCGTGGAGGACTCACGGGACGGGACGACGACCTGGCGCACCTCGTCCGCGCACGGCTCGCTGGAGCCCGCTCTCCTGGCCGGACGGCCGGTCGAGGAGCGGCTGCGGCCGTACTGGTCGGTCACCTGGGCCGTGCCCGTGGAGCAGGGGAGCGGGGCGCCCGCCCGGCCCCGGACCGCTCCGGTGGTGCACGCGCCGACCCCCAGTGACGAGCCCCTGGGGGTGCCCGCGCTGCTCATCGCGTCCTTCCCGCTGGACACCACCCGGCGGCACGCCGCCCCCGGCCCGCTCACGGACTTCCTGGTGGAGCGGGCGGCGGACGCCTACGCCGCGCTGCTGGCGGACTGGCGGCCGGTGACGGACGGGATCATCGGCCTGGTGCCCGGACCGCTGGGCAAGGGCGAGCTGGACGGGGCGCTGCGGCAGGCGATCCTCCAGCGGCTGCCGCGTACGTCGTTCCTGCCCCCCGCCCTCCCGCCCGCCGAGGGGGACGGCGAGGTGCCGGAGTCGCTGCGCCCCCGGGACGCCGAGGTGGTGGAGGGTGCCGGGGCGGACACCGTGCGGGTGCTCGCCGAGGTGCTGCCCACGCTGCTGCCGGCGGGTCTCGAGCGGCGGGTGGAGCTGCGGACGCTGGGGGTGGCCCGGGTGCCGCTGACGGACGCGGTGGACCGGCTGGCCGGGCTGGAGAAGGAGCCCGGCTGGTGGTGGCGGCTGTACGACAGTCTCGCCGGGGTGGACCCGGACCGGCTGTCGGGGCTGCCGGTGCCGCTGGCCGACGGCAGGACGACGATCGGGCCGCGGCGGGTGCTGCTGCCCCTCGCCGACGCCACGGTGACCGACCCGGAGGTGCTGGCCCGGCTGGGGCTGAAGGTGGCCCATCCGGACGCCGCGCACCCGCTGCTGGAGAAGCTGGGCGCGCTCCCGGCGACCCCGCGGGCCGTGCTGACCACGCCGCAGGTGCGGGCCGCCGTCGCCGCCTCCCTGGACGAGGACGGGGGCGGCGCCGGCTGGGAGGAGGACGCGCTCGACGCGGAGGAGCTGGCCGACCTCGTGCTGACGCTGGTGCGGGAGGCGGGTCTCGAGCCGGGTGACGAGCCGTGGCTGGGCGCGCTCGCGCTGCCGGACGAGGAGGGGGAGCCGACCCCGGCCGGTGAGCTGGTCTTCCCGGGCAGTGCCTTCGCCCGGGTGATGCGGGAGGGCGAACTGCCCCTGCTGGACCCCGAGCTGGCCGAGCGGTTCGGTGAGGGGCCACTCGCCGCGTGCGGGGTGCTGGCGGACTTCGCGCTGGTGCGGGCCACGGACGTGGTCCTCGACCCGGACGAACTGGAGCCCCGGGAGGGCGACTTCGCCGAGCCGGACGATCCCGGGCTGCTGGACGCCGTGGACGTGTGGTGCGAGGACGTCCTGGACCGGTTCCCGGACACGCCGGTGCCGCCGGTGGCGACCGAACTGGTCGCCGTACGGGACCTGGACCTGGTCGACGACGACAAGTGGCCGCAGGCGCTCGCCCTGCTCGCCCGGCCGCCGCTGCGCGACGCGCTCACCCAGCCGGTGCGGATCCTGCTGCCCGACGGCACCCACGAGGTGGTGCGGCCGTACACGGCGTGGTGGCTGCGCGGGCACCCGGTGCTGGACGGCCGCCGTCCGGCCGGGCTGCTCGCCGCCGGCGGTGATCCGCTGCTGCGCGGGCTGTACGAGGAGGCGGACGCCACCGGGTTCGACGACGAGCAGGTGCTGCGGGCGCTCGGGGTGCGCACCTCGGTGGCCGCGCTGCTCGACGAGCCGGGCGGCGCGGCGGAGCTGCTGGACCGGCTCGCCGACCCGCGGCGGCAGGTGACCGCCGCCCAACTGCACGGTCTGTACGGGGCGCTGGCCGAGCTGGACCCGGATCTGGTGACGCTGCCGGACGAGGTGCGGGCGGTCGTGGACGGGCGGGTGGAGGTGGTGGACGCGGCCGACGCGGTCGTCGTCGACTCGCCGGACCTGCTGCCGTTCACCGGCGGGGTGCCGCTGCTGCCGGTGCGGCCGAGCCGGGCCGCCGAGCTGGCCGAGCTGTTCCAGGTGCGGCGGCTGAGCGAGTCGGTCACCGGGGAAGTGACGAGCGAGGGCGCCGAGCACGACGTACCGGATGCGGTGCGGGTGCTGCTCGGGCCGGGAACGCCCCGGTCGTACGTCGAGCACGAGGAACTGGTCGTGGACGGCGTGGAGATCGACTGGCGGGTGACCGCCGACGGGGTGCTGCACGCCGCCACCCTGGAGGGCGTCGCCGCCGGGCTGGCCTGGGCGGCCGGGCAGTGGCCGCGCCGCTTCGAGGTGGCCGCGCTGCTGGAGGACCCGTCGCGGACGGAGGAGCTGGCGCGGGACCGCTGGTTCGACTGA
- a CDS encoding HAD-IC family P-type ATPase — protein sequence MTHIDADAHTGPARPLSAVPPGGLTAAEVAERVARGQVNDVPVRSSRSMADIIRANVFTRFNAIIGVLWVIMLFVAPIQDGLFGFVILANTGIGIVQEWRAKKTLDSLALIGEVRPTVRRDGVAAEVATSEIVLDDVLEIGPGDKVVVDGVCVETDGLEIDESLLTGEADPVVKRPGDQVMSGSFVVAGVGAFQAVKVGREAYAAQLAEEASRFTLVRSELRSGISTILKYVTWMMVPTAIGLIISQLVVKDTAFKDSVARTVGGIVPMVPEGLVLLTSVAFAIGVIRLGRKQCLVQELPAIEGLARVDTVCLDKTGTLTEGGMDVTELRVLDGHEEAYIRRVLGALGESDPRPNTSLQAIIDAYPDAEDWRCTESLPFSSARKYSGASFSEGDGETSTWLLGAPDVLLGPGDPALTETERLNEQGLRVLLLARAAGDDLDSAEVARGARPAALVVLEQRLRKDAADTLRYFAEQDVRAKVVSGDNAVSVGAVAGKLGLSGAVVDARSLPGDREGMAAVLDEGTVFGRVTPQQKRDMVGALQLRGHTVAMTGDGVNDVLALKDADIGVAMGSGSEATRAVAQIVLLNNSFATLPSVVAEGRRVIGNITRVATLFLVKTVYSVLLAILVVCWQVEYPFLPRHLTLLSTLTIGVPAFFLALAPNRERAKPNFVRRVMRYAIPGGALAALATFATYLIAGHHYSGPGALDAETSAATLTLFLISMWVLAIIARPYTWWRIALVAAMGAAFVVVLVVPWLQDFFALKLVGVTMPWIAVGIAAGAAAALELLWRWVGRRFPA from the coding sequence ATGACCCACATCGACGCGGACGCCCACACCGGCCCGGCGCGCCCCCTCTCCGCGGTGCCGCCCGGCGGGCTCACGGCCGCGGAGGTCGCCGAGCGGGTGGCGCGCGGGCAGGTCAACGACGTGCCGGTGCGCAGCAGCCGGTCGATGGCGGACATCATCCGGGCGAACGTGTTCACCCGGTTCAACGCGATCATCGGCGTGCTCTGGGTGATCATGCTGTTCGTCGCGCCGATCCAGGACGGCCTGTTCGGCTTCGTCATCCTCGCCAACACCGGGATCGGCATCGTCCAGGAGTGGCGGGCCAAGAAGACGCTCGACTCGCTCGCGCTGATCGGCGAGGTGCGGCCCACGGTGCGCCGCGACGGGGTCGCCGCCGAGGTCGCCACCTCGGAGATCGTCCTCGACGACGTCCTGGAGATCGGCCCGGGCGACAAGGTCGTCGTGGACGGGGTGTGCGTCGAGACCGACGGCCTGGAGATCGACGAGTCGCTGCTCACCGGCGAGGCCGACCCGGTCGTCAAACGCCCCGGCGACCAGGTGATGTCCGGCAGCTTCGTGGTGGCCGGCGTGGGCGCCTTCCAGGCCGTCAAGGTGGGCCGCGAGGCCTACGCCGCACAGCTCGCCGAGGAGGCCTCCCGGTTCACCCTCGTCCGGTCCGAGCTGCGCTCCGGCATCTCCACCATCCTCAAGTACGTCACCTGGATGATGGTCCCGACCGCGATCGGCCTGATCATCAGCCAGCTGGTGGTCAAGGACACCGCCTTCAAGGACTCCGTCGCCCGGACCGTCGGCGGCATCGTGCCCATGGTCCCCGAGGGCCTGGTGCTGCTCACCTCGGTCGCCTTCGCGATCGGCGTGATCCGGCTCGGCCGCAAACAGTGCCTGGTGCAGGAGCTGCCCGCGATCGAGGGCCTGGCCCGCGTCGACACCGTGTGCCTGGACAAGACCGGCACCCTCACCGAGGGCGGCATGGACGTCACCGAGCTGCGCGTCCTGGACGGCCACGAGGAGGCGTACATACGCCGTGTCCTCGGCGCCCTCGGCGAGTCCGACCCGCGCCCCAACACCTCCCTCCAGGCGATCATCGACGCCTACCCGGACGCCGAGGACTGGCGCTGCACCGAGTCGCTGCCGTTCTCCTCCGCCCGCAAGTACAGCGGCGCCTCCTTCAGCGAGGGCGACGGCGAGACCAGCACCTGGCTGCTGGGCGCCCCCGACGTACTGCTCGGCCCCGGCGACCCGGCCCTCACCGAGACCGAGCGGCTCAACGAGCAGGGCCTGCGCGTCCTGCTGCTCGCCCGCGCCGCCGGCGACGACCTGGACTCCGCCGAGGTCGCCCGGGGCGCCAGGCCGGCCGCCCTCGTCGTCCTGGAGCAGCGGCTGCGCAAGGACGCCGCCGACACCCTGCGCTACTTCGCCGAGCAGGACGTCCGCGCCAAGGTCGTCTCCGGCGACAACGCGGTCTCGGTCGGCGCGGTCGCGGGCAAGCTGGGCCTGAGCGGCGCCGTGGTGGACGCGCGCTCGCTGCCCGGCGACCGGGAGGGCATGGCGGCGGTCCTCGACGAGGGCACGGTGTTCGGCCGGGTCACCCCGCAGCAGAAGCGGGACATGGTCGGCGCGCTCCAGTTGCGCGGGCACACGGTCGCGATGACCGGCGACGGCGTGAACGACGTGCTCGCGCTGAAGGACGCCGACATCGGGGTGGCCATGGGCTCCGGCTCGGAGGCGACCCGGGCGGTGGCGCAGATCGTGCTGCTGAACAACAGCTTCGCCACCCTGCCCTCGGTGGTGGCGGAGGGCCGCCGGGTGATCGGCAACATCACGCGCGTGGCGACGCTGTTCCTGGTGAAGACCGTCTACTCGGTGCTGCTGGCGATCCTGGTGGTCTGCTGGCAGGTGGAGTACCCGTTCCTGCCCCGCCACCTCACCCTGCTGTCCACCCTCACCATCGGCGTCCCGGCGTTCTTCCTGGCGCTCGCGCCGAACAGGGAGCGGGCGAAGCCGAACTTCGTGCGGCGGGTGATGCGGTACGCGATCCCGGGCGGCGCGCTGGCCGCGCTGGCGACCTTCGCGACGTACCTGATCGCCGGGCACCACTACTCGGGGCCGGGCGCGCTGGACGCGGAGACCAGTGCCGCCACGCTGACGCTGTTCCTGATCTCGATGTGGGTGCTGGCCATCATCGCCCGCCCCTACACCTGGTGGCGGATCGCGCTGGTCGCGGCGATGGGCGCGGCGTTCGTGGTGGTGCTGGTGGTGCCGTGGCTCCAGGACTTCTTCGCGCTGAAGCTGGTCGGTGTGACGATGCCCTGGATCGCGGTGGGCATCGCGGCGGGAGCGGCGGCCGCCCTGGAACTGCTGTGGAGGTGGGTCGGCCGCCGGTTCCCCGCGTGA
- a CDS encoding MarR family winged helix-turn-helix transcriptional regulator has product MPDLNHGDDAAAVNSLRSAVMRLSRRLKHQRVDESLSPTEMSVLGTLSLCGRATPGELARKEHVQPPSMTRIVALLEGKGLVRLEPHPEDRRQKVVTPTEQAEAMLEESRRKRNAFLATLVEGLDEDEWAKLRAAAPVLEKLAHL; this is encoded by the coding sequence ATGCCGGACCTCAACCATGGCGACGACGCTGCCGCCGTGAACTCCCTGCGCTCCGCCGTCATGCGGCTGTCCCGTCGGCTCAAGCACCAGCGGGTCGACGAGTCACTGAGCCCCACCGAGATGTCGGTGCTGGGCACCCTGTCCCTCTGCGGCAGGGCCACACCGGGCGAACTCGCCCGCAAGGAGCACGTCCAGCCGCCGTCGATGACCCGCATCGTCGCGCTGCTGGAGGGCAAGGGGCTGGTCCGGCTGGAGCCGCACCCCGAGGACCGGCGCCAGAAGGTGGTCACGCCGACCGAACAGGCCGAAGCCATGCTGGAGGAGAGCCGCCGCAAGCGGAACGCCTTCCTGGCCACCCTGGTGGAGGGCCTCGACGAGGACGAGTGGGCCAAGCTGCGCGCCGCCGCCCCCGTGCTGGAGAAGCTCGCGCACCTGTAG
- a CDS encoding DUF397 domain-containing protein, with product MLLTWFKSSYSSSSEGDSCVEVAFDWRKSSYSSGNDGESCVEVAVDWRKSSYSSGSEGDSCLEVATTPRTIHIRDSKHTGGPRLILAPEAWTDFLAYASRD from the coding sequence GTGCTGCTGACGTGGTTCAAGAGCAGCTATAGCAGCAGCAGTGAGGGCGACTCCTGCGTCGAGGTCGCGTTCGACTGGCGCAAGAGCAGTTACAGCAGCGGCAACGATGGCGAGTCCTGCGTCGAGGTCGCGGTCGACTGGCGCAAGAGCAGTTACAGCAGCGGCAGCGAAGGCGACTCCTGCCTGGAGGTCGCCACCACCCCCCGCACCATCCACATCCGCGACTCCAAGCACACCGGCGGCCCCCGCCTCATCCTCGCCCCCGAGGCCTGGACGGACTTTCTGGCGTACGCGTCCCGCGACTAG
- a CDS encoding MFS transporter — MSTGSGADSAPAPTTHDTASAPEAPRTGRASMFSSLRIRNYRLFFLGQVVSNIGTWMQRIAQDWLVLSLTGSATAVGVTTALQFLPMLLFGLYGGVLVDRLPKRPLLLVTQSAMAVTGLALAALTLTGHVAVWHVYVAAFAVGLATVVDNPARQSFVSEMVGPGQLPNAVSLNSANFQSARLVGPAVAGLLITGVGTGWAFLLNGLSFVAPIAGLLLMRARDLHVVERAPRGKGQLREGLRYVAGRPELIWPIVLVGFVGTFAFNFPVYLTAFADDVFHAGAGTYSLFNTLMAVGSLTGALLAARRGTARLRVLSTAALVFGTVEIVAAATPQLWMFAALMIPLGIFGMTVNVTANTGIQMATDPAMRGRVMAFYMMVFLGGSPVGAPIVGWITDTYGARAGLAAGGAIAALAAATIGLILARTGGLRLAVGWNHGHPTVRFVPRERRKELATAA, encoded by the coding sequence TTGAGTACGGGATCCGGAGCAGACTCCGCCCCCGCACCGACCACCCACGACACCGCATCCGCCCCCGAGGCCCCCCGCACCGGCCGGGCCTCCATGTTCAGCTCGCTGAGGATCAGGAACTACCGCCTGTTCTTCCTCGGCCAGGTCGTCTCCAACATCGGCACCTGGATGCAGCGCATCGCCCAGGACTGGCTGGTGCTGAGCCTCACCGGCTCCGCCACCGCCGTCGGCGTCACCACCGCGCTCCAGTTCCTGCCGATGCTGCTGTTCGGCCTGTACGGCGGCGTCCTCGTCGACCGCCTCCCCAAGCGGCCCCTCCTGCTGGTCACCCAGTCCGCCATGGCCGTCACCGGCCTCGCGCTCGCCGCACTCACCCTGACCGGCCACGTCGCCGTGTGGCACGTGTACGTCGCCGCCTTCGCCGTCGGCCTCGCCACGGTCGTCGACAACCCGGCCCGGCAGTCCTTCGTGAGCGAGATGGTCGGCCCCGGCCAGTTGCCCAACGCGGTCAGCCTGAACTCGGCGAACTTCCAGTCGGCCCGACTGGTCGGCCCCGCCGTCGCGGGCCTGCTGATCACCGGCGTCGGCACCGGCTGGGCGTTCCTGCTCAACGGCCTGTCCTTCGTCGCGCCCATCGCCGGCCTGCTGCTGATGCGCGCCCGCGACCTGCACGTCGTCGAGCGCGCCCCGCGCGGCAAGGGCCAGCTGCGCGAGGGCCTGCGCTACGTCGCGGGCCGCCCGGAGCTGATCTGGCCGATCGTCCTGGTCGGCTTCGTCGGCACCTTCGCCTTCAACTTCCCCGTCTACCTCACCGCCTTCGCCGACGACGTCTTCCACGCCGGCGCCGGCACCTACAGCCTGTTCAACACGCTCATGGCGGTCGGTTCCCTCACCGGTGCCCTGCTCGCCGCCCGGCGCGGCACGGCCCGCCTGCGGGTGCTGAGCACGGCGGCGCTGGTGTTCGGCACGGTGGAGATCGTCGCCGCGGCCACCCCGCAGCTGTGGATGTTCGCGGCGCTGATGATCCCGCTCGGCATCTTCGGCATGACGGTCAACGTCACCGCCAACACCGGTATCCAGATGGCCACCGACCCGGCCATGCGCGGCCGGGTGATGGCCTTCTACATGATGGTGTTCCTCGGCGGCTCCCCGGTCGGCGCGCCGATCGTCGGCTGGATCACCGACACCTACGGCGCCCGGGCCGGTCTCGCCGCGGGCGGCGCGATCGCCGCGCTGGCCGCCGCCACGATCGGCCTGATCCTCGCCCGCACCGGCGGCCTGCGCCTCGCCGTCGGCTGGAACCACGGGCACCCGACGGTGCGCTTCGTGCCGCGCGAGCGGCGCAAGGAGCTGGCGACGGCGGCCTGA
- a CDS encoding DUF2530 domain-containing protein, with protein sequence MEKWTPKHEAPEPLEGPVVATITGGTVLWFVLFLAQLPFYGWFDEHGHTWWVWTCLAGGGLGLIGIWYVRKRDAALKRAARERTP encoded by the coding sequence ATGGAGAAGTGGACCCCGAAGCACGAGGCGCCGGAGCCCCTGGAGGGCCCCGTGGTCGCCACCATCACCGGCGGCACCGTCCTCTGGTTCGTCCTCTTCCTGGCCCAGCTCCCCTTCTACGGCTGGTTCGACGAGCACGGGCACACCTGGTGGGTGTGGACCTGCCTGGCCGGCGGCGGCCTGGGCCTGATCGGCATCTGGTACGTCCGCAAGCGGGACGCCGCCCTCAAGCGCGCGGCACGGGAACGCACCCCCTAG
- the thpR gene encoding RNA 2',3'-cyclic phosphodiesterase: MRLFAAVLPPDEVAGELAAELAALRALPGAGGLRWTGRPGWHFTLAFYGEVDEELLPELSARLERAARRTEPFPLALRGGGQFGHGRALWTGADGDVATLRLLADRAESAARKAGVPMGEHRRYQAHLTVARSRTAVDVRPYVQALHAFTSRTWTVAELVLVRSRLPRSAEPGAQPRYEAVARWPLGAAG, encoded by the coding sequence ATGAGACTTTTCGCCGCCGTGCTGCCGCCCGACGAGGTCGCCGGGGAGCTCGCCGCGGAGCTGGCCGCGCTGCGCGCGCTGCCCGGCGCGGGCGGGCTGCGCTGGACCGGGCGCCCCGGCTGGCACTTCACGCTCGCCTTCTACGGCGAGGTGGACGAGGAGCTGCTGCCGGAACTCTCGGCCCGCCTGGAGCGCGCCGCGCGGCGCACCGAGCCCTTCCCGCTGGCGTTGCGCGGCGGCGGCCAGTTCGGGCACGGGCGGGCGCTGTGGACCGGCGCGGACGGCGACGTGGCGACGCTGCGGCTGCTGGCCGACCGCGCGGAGTCCGCGGCGCGCAAGGCGGGTGTCCCGATGGGGGAGCACCGCCGCTACCAGGCCCACCTGACGGTGGCCCGCAGCCGGACGGCCGTGGACGTACGGCCGTACGTCCAGGCCCTCCACGCGTTCACCAGCCGCACCTGGACGGTGGCGGAGCTGGTCCTGGTGCGCAGCCGCCTCCCGCGGTCCGCGGAGCCCGGCGCACAGCCGCGCTACGAGGCGGTCGCCCGCTGGCCGCTGGGCGCGGCCGGTTAG
- a CDS encoding DUF5707 domain-containing protein — MRIRATVAAVTGALALSALAVPAAQAAGGTAQDGDYRTDAAKIARAANDRAPGKPYDLNVTFSNFKVAKEIAVGTGAHVSRTVTYTLTHGSDVDVKSADFLTAPYLYRGSFDAPTAVPLMGNSPATCKATSATTAACTGKIDIYPAQDDLLNRDAGTWKGAALAIDYNGQDPEGFDFDITKVGYADQGDLGTARVQRASLLTVDATPEPVKKGATLTVAGKLSIANWETHKYSGYANQSVKLQFRTKNATSYTTVKTVKSAAGGVLKTTVKASADGYYRYSFAGNVAVPAVNAAGDLVDVQ, encoded by the coding sequence ATGCGCATACGAGCCACCGTGGCCGCCGTCACCGGCGCCCTGGCCCTCTCCGCCCTCGCCGTCCCGGCCGCCCAGGCCGCCGGCGGGACCGCCCAGGACGGCGACTACCGCACCGACGCCGCGAAGATCGCCCGGGCCGCGAACGACCGCGCCCCGGGGAAGCCGTACGACCTGAACGTCACCTTCTCCAACTTCAAGGTGGCCAAGGAGATCGCGGTCGGCACCGGCGCCCACGTCTCGCGCACGGTCACCTACACCCTGACCCACGGCTCGGACGTCGACGTGAAGTCCGCCGACTTCCTCACCGCCCCCTACCTGTACCGCGGCAGCTTCGACGCGCCGACCGCCGTGCCGCTGATGGGCAACAGCCCGGCCACCTGCAAGGCCACCTCGGCCACCACCGCCGCCTGCACCGGCAAGATCGACATCTACCCGGCCCAGGACGACCTGCTCAACCGCGACGCCGGCACCTGGAAGGGCGCGGCCCTGGCCATCGACTACAACGGCCAGGACCCGGAAGGCTTCGACTTCGACATCACCAAGGTCGGTTACGCCGACCAGGGCGACCTCGGCACCGCGCGGGTCCAGCGCGCCTCCCTGCTGACCGTCGACGCCACCCCGGAGCCGGTGAAGAAGGGCGCCACCCTCACCGTGGCCGGCAAGCTGTCCATCGCCAACTGGGAGACCCACAAGTACTCCGGGTACGCCAACCAGTCGGTGAAGCTTCAGTTCCGCACGAAGAACGCCACCAGCTACACCACGGTGAAGACCGTCAAGTCCGCCGCCGGCGGTGTCCTGAAGACGACGGTCAAGGCGTCGGCCGACGGCTACTACCGCTACAGCTTCGCGGGCAACGTCGCCGTCCCGGCCGTGAACGCCGCGGGCGACCTCGTCGACGTGCAGTAA